A window from Plectropomus leopardus isolate mb chromosome 3, YSFRI_Pleo_2.0, whole genome shotgun sequence encodes these proteins:
- the zranb2 gene encoding zinc finger Ran-binding domain-containing protein 2, with protein sequence MSGKSFRVSDGDWICPDKKCGNVNFARRTSCNRCGREKTTEAKMMKAGGTEIGKTLAEKSRGLFSANDWQCKTCGNVNWARRSECNMCNTPKYAKLEERTGYGGGFNERENVEYIEREESDGEYDEFGRKKKKFRGRSNSTPSTKESEKKEAPKAEDDDEEEDEDDEEDGDLSKYKLDDDDEDDDDGDLSKYDLDASDDDDKPTKKKGSRSGSSRSRSSSRSSSSSSRSRSRSRSRSSSSSRSGSRSRSHSRSSSRSGKGSSPRKRSRSPSSSPERGQKRSRSRSSSGERKRRRSRSRSSERRRGHSSGSSHSGSSSKKK encoded by the exons ATGTCGGGGAAGAGTTTTCGAGTCAGCGACGGGGACTGGATTTGTCCTGATAAAAA ATGTGGAAATGTGAACTTTGCTAGAAGAACCAGTTGTAACAGATGTGGCAGGG AGAAAACCACAGAGGCAAAGATGATGAAAGCTGGAGGAACAGAGATTGGCAAAACTCTGGCAGAGAAGAGTAGAGGCCTTTTCAGTGCAAATGATTGGCAATGCAAAAC ATGCGGCAATGTGAATTGGGCTAGGAGGTCAGAGTGCAACATGTGTAACACACCAAAATATGCCAAGCTCGAAGAGAGAACAG GTTATGGTGGAGGTTTCAATGAAAGGGAGAATGTGGAATACATTGAACGGGAGGAGTCCGATGGTGAATATGATGAA TTTggtaggaaaaagaaaaagtttcgTGGAAGGAGCAACAGCACACCCTCcacaaaagaaagtgaaaagaaagaagcACCAAAAGctgaagatgatgatgaggaagaagatgaagatgatgaggaAGATGGAGACCTTTCAAAATACAAACTGGAT gatgatgatgaagacgatGACGATGGAGATCTGTCAAAGTACGACCTGGACgccagtgatgatgatgacaagcCAACCAAGAAAAAGGGCAGCCGCTCGGGTTCGTCCCGGTCGCGCTCGTCCTCGCGCTCCTCGAGCTCCAGTTCTCGGTCGAGGTCCAG gtcCCGCTCTAGAAGTTCATCCAGTTCCAGGTCTGGATCTCGCTCGAGGTCCCACTCCAG ATCCAGCTCCAGGTCTGGAAAGGGCTCCTCTCCCCGGAAGAGGTCCCGCTcgccctcctcctcacctgagAGGGGACAGAAGCGCAGTCGCTCCAGGTCCTCATCTGGAGAGAGAAAGCGGAGGCGTTCTAGATCACGTTCGTCCGAAAG